Part of the Desulfatiglans sp. genome is shown below.
GGTTTATACCATATCAGGATACTCTATCATGAGTCCCCGGCCCCTGATGCAAAGGCTGTTTCCCCCAATCTGCAGGATGGGTACCTGGAGCTTGTGGGGACGAGAAGGAAGAGGGTAGTTTAAAAGATGAATGTTGAACATCGAACATTGAACACTCAACGTCGAATGGGACAGGGAATTCAAGGTTCAATGTTCAAAGTTGGACAGTCGATTTTTTAAAGGACATTTTGAAGTTTTTGTTTTTCATTCAAAGTTCGAAGTTGAAAGTTCGATGTTCGACGTTCAGTTTTTTTATTTAGGATTATATATATGCTGATCAAATTTAAAACCTATCTCCAGCTAATGATCTACTCGGGCCGCCTTATGGCAGGCAAGCGGTTCTGGATAGTCATATTTCTGCCCCTTATCTGGCCTGTTTTGAAAGCGCTGTTTGTCGGGATCGGATGGAGTGAAGCAAAATTTAACCCTGCTGACGCACATATGCTTATCTCTTTGCCCCTCTCAGTTGTTGCAATGGGGCTGGGGCTACGCATCATCGCAGGGGAGATAGACAGCAGGACACTTGAGATTGCCTACACGGTGCCCGGCGGGTGTCACCGTGTATGGCTTGCCAAGATAGCAACCTGCCTTTGCCTGCTCTTTGCCAGCGAGGTGCTGCTTGCCCTATTTACAATGATCTTTCTTGTATCTGTTTCAATAGGGACATTCTATGGAGCGCTCCAGGCCGCTATGTTTTACCTTGTCATGGGTATGGGGCTTTCAGCCTTTTTCAGGAGTGAGATAACAGGGGCTATGGCGACTATTGTCTTTTTTGCACTGGGGTTTATGGCCAGTTCAGTCCGCATATCGCCATTTTTTAATCCCCTTGCATTGAGCCCTTCTGAAAAGGCACAGGCGGTTACCTATGCAATTCAGAACAGGATATTTTTTATAATTCTTATTGTGGTTATAACACTGCTCACCTTCCTGCGTGTGGAAAGAAGGGAAAAGATGCTGAGGGATTAAGATTTATTTAAAGTTTTTGATTTTCATTCGAAGTTCAGAGTTCGATGTTGGATGTTCGATGTTTGAAGATGAACGTTGAACATCGAACGTCCAACTTTGAACATCCAATGTTTAATTTTAAATCTGTTGATAACTTGAATCATTTTGTTCTCATGGAGGTATGTTCAAATGTTTAAAAAATTGTCGTTTAAAAAATTGATAACCTTATTTATTACATTTTTAACCTGCATGTTCATGTTCGGGGGCTGCACATATGTGGATAAGATCAAGGAGTTAAACTCAACCCCTGCCATTATGGTCATTCCTGCTGAAAAGGTGCAGCAGATAGATGTGATTGAGCTTAAAAAGGCACCTGAAGAAGAGATTGTGAAGCCGGAAATGGCAGAACCTGAGAAGGCTGAGTATACACTTTCGCTTGAGGAGTGCCGTGCCCTTACACTTGAGAATAATCTTGATCTGAGGGTACAGCTTATTAGCCCGACTATTGAAAAAGAAAATGTAAAACAGGCAGAGGCAAGCAAGTTTGAGGCCACCTTTACCGGTAACACAAGTTATTCTAAAGATAATACCCCGACAGATTCGCTTCTGGTAGGCTCCAGCAGTGAAAGGGTAAGTATCAACCTTGGTGTAGATATCCCCTTAAGCACAGGCGGAACAGTCTCCTTTGATCTGGCCGATAACCTGAATAAGACCAATTCAACATGGGCAACATTGAACCCCTCCTATAATTCAGGTCTCAGCGCCTCCATCAGTCAACCCCTTTTAAAAAATGCAGGCCGCAGGGCATTTACTTACTCTATCCGCCTTGCACAGTATAACAGCTCCATGAACGATCTGAGGACAAAGCTTGGTGCCATGCGTATAATAGCCGATGCAGATAGGGCCTACTGGGGTCTTTATGCAGCAAGAAAGATGCTTGATGTAAGAAAACAGCAGTATGAACTTGCAAAGGCCACACTTGAGGAGACAGAACGTTTTGTTGAGGTGGGCGTAAAACCCAGGATCGAGATAATAAGGACCAAGAGAGATCTTGCAGATAAACTCACAGCAATTATAGATGCAGAAAATATGGTCAGGGAAAGGGAGAGGGATCTTAAACGCATGCTCAATAAAAAAGGGCTTGGTATGGAGACAAAGACTGTCCTGATCCCATCCTCTTTGCCTGACCCTGTGCGTTATGAACTTGACAGAGATAATATGGTAAAAAATGCCCTTGAAAACCGCATGGAACTCCTTGAGCTTGAGCTTCAGCTTGAAATGGACAGCATGACTATAGAGTATAATCGCAACCAGACGCTTCCTGATCTGTCATTTGAGTACAGGTATAATATTGATGGACTTGGGGCTGACAGGAGTGATTCATATGATATGCTTACTGATAATGATTATCATGACCACCAGGTCGGCTTACGTATGAATATACCTATTGGCAATAAAAGGGCCAAAAGCGAACTCAGGAAGTCCATTTATCAGCGTGCAAAAAACCTTTCCTCAAAAGAGAGTAAAGAGGCTGAGATCAAAAACGATGTCTTGAATAAGATAGATAAAGTGGAGGCGAAATGGCAGAGCATACTGGCAAGCAGGCAGAGCACAATACTGTCGGATGAGCAGTACAGGGCGGAAAAACGGCAGTATGAACTGGGGCTTGTGAGCTCAAGGGAGGTCATGGATGCACAGACCAACCTTGCAGCGGCACAGAGTTCAGAGATTACCGCTTTAACAGATTATCAGACAGCCCTTATTGACCTCGCCTATGCCACAGGTACACTCCTTGGCGCAGCAAAGGTAGAGTGGGAGCCGGTTGTACCTGCGGAATAGCGGGGTTTAGAACGATTGATCTCTGTTATTACGATTAATAAATGTAGGGACACCTGTGTGCCTGCCCGGCGATAGTGATTCACATCATCAAATGCCGGGAGGACACGCAGGTCCACCCCTACTTGGGTTAGTAGATATCTCAGTAACAACATCTTTCCCGGTTTAATTAATTTATTCCGTCATGTAAAAGATAGCATTACCCGATTGTATTATTTTAAGGTATAGGCTAATAATATGGACATAATACTGTATATAAGATTGAAAGGAATTTAAGTATTAAGATGACAAATGAATTATTAAACCTGGAAAAATACTTTGAAAGAATAAATTACACAGGCGGCACAAAGGCAACCGAAGAGACACTCCATGATCTTCATATCTGCCACACATTAAATGTGCCATTTGAAAACCTTGATGTTTTTTACAGCATGCCCCCGCTCCTTGATGAATTCTCTCTGTATAATAAGATAGTCCTTAACCGGCGCGGCGGATACTGCTTTGAGATGAATGGAATATTCTCCATTGTCCTTAAAAAGATGGGTTTTAAGGTTACTGATCTCCTTGCTAGGGTCACCATTGACGGTGTGAACTATACCACCAGGACCCACCAGGTGCTCCTTGTGGAAACAGGTAATACAAGGTGGCTCGCTGATGTCGGGTTTGGTAATGACGGCCTGATTGCACCTCTGCATTTAGATATTGAGGGGGGGCAGATTCAGTTTGCCCATGAATACAGGGTGATCAAGGAGACAAGGTTTGGCGGTTACCTGCTCCAGAAAAAGGGAGGGGATACCTTTAACAGCCTCTATGCATTTACTCTGGAGGCATGTTCCCCGGATGATTTTGTAATGTCCAACCATTTTACAGCAACATTCCCCGGCTCATTCTTCAAGATGATGCGCATGTGCACCATGCCAACCAGGGAGGGTCGCATTACCCTCACAGATACCCATTTCAAGGTGGTAAAAAATGGTGATATATCTGAAACAGGTTTAAAAAATGGTGAGTTCCAGCTTTTACTGAAACAGCATTTCAGTCTTGATCTTGACCATGTGAAGACCGTGAAGGAATAATGCTCCTCATTCATCCACCAGTTGCCAAGCCCTGCGAACCCCCTGCGGGTATTGCAAGGCTTGCAGGGGTTATGGGTGATTACCCTGTTACTGTGATTGACGCCAATCTGGATATCATTCTGCGTTCGATGCATGTAGAGATGAATGCTGATGATACATGGACACGAAGGGCAAAAAAAAACCTTGATGCCCATCTTGATTATCTTAAAAAAAATAAACAGTGGAACGTAGACAGATACATAAGAGCAGTGATGGATATTAACCGCCTGCTGGAAAGGTCTGTTCAATCACCAGGCATCAGGGTTAATCTGGGTGATTACCAGGATAAAAACCTATCCCCTGTAAAAAGCATGGATCTTTTACAGGCCGCAGAAACACCTGAAAAGAGCCCGTTTTATCCCTTTTTTAAAGATGCATTTATCCCCCATGATGATGGCCTCATAGGTATATCACTTAATTTTCTGAGCCAGGCCCTCCCTGCCTTTGCCATAACAGGATATTTAAAAAGAGAGTACCCAGGGGTAAAGATCATAATGGGTGGTGGACTTATTACCTCTTGGATGAAAGGCCCTGGCTGGAGAAACCCTTTTAAGGGGCTGGTGGATGAGATGGTGGCAGGTCCCGGAGAGGGCTATCTACGTGGGCTTTTAAATATGGGTATATCTTCAACCCATGTAAGGCCAAGCTATGACCATTTTTCTGCAAATGATTATCTTTCCCCTGGGTTTATTTTACCCTACAGCGCCTCAAGCGGCTGCTGGTGGCAGCGGTGCCGGTTTTGCCCTGAAAGGGCAGAGGGGAATCCTTATAAGCCGATATCTCCTGATGCTGTGCTGGATGATCTCTCGTTGCTCATAGCTAAACACCAACCCTCAATGGTACACATACTTGATAATGCCATCAGCCCTGCCCTGCTAAAACGTATAATAGAACGCCCGCTCAATACACCGTGGTACGGGTTTGTGCGCATAACCGATCATTTTAAAGACGCTGAATTCTGCATGGGGTTAAAGCGGTCAGGGTGTGCCATGCTCAAGATAGGCATAGAATCAGGGGATCAGGGTGTACTTGATGCACTGGATAAGGGGATGAATCTTGAAACAGCATCCATTGCCCTTAAAAACCTGAAGAATGCTGGCATCTCTACCTATCTCTATTTCCTGTTTGGGACACCCCCTGAAGGCATGGAAGAGGCGCAACATACAATGGAATTTGTAAAGCATCATCATGAGTATATAGGGTTTATGAACCTTGCTATATTTAATATGCCAGTGAGCAGCCCTGATGCAGTTAAATACGCCACAGGTGAATTCTATGAAGGAGACCTTTCTCTCTATTCAAGCTTTAAACACCCGAAGGGGTGGGACAGGGGAAAGGTAAGGGCGTTCCTTGATAATGAATTCAGAAAAGACCCGGGTATAAGGGAGATTGTAAAAAGGAACCCGCCGTTTTTTACATCCAATCATGCGGCATTTTTCTAATACCTCTTGAAAGTTAAACACATCATGTTTTTTACCTGCTATAGTGAAAACGATATAAAAAACATTGTACTCCTATAAAATATTTTGTATTAATCAATGCATGATCAAAACATTAACAAGCTGGATTGGATTTACTGATATAAGGGCATCCAAAGGAGAAGGAAAGGATGGTTATGGCCCTATCTGCCAGACAATCCAGGCAAGAGAATTTGATGAGATTAATCTGATCAGTGATCTTCCTTCAGAAGATACACAAAAATATATCTCATGGCTTAAATCATTTACACAAACTCCGATAATCCTGCATACAGAGAATTTAACCAGCCCCACAAATTTTGGAGAAATATATGAGGCTGTAACAAGGGTTATCAAGGACGTTCAAACACGAAAGGGGAAAGATGTTTCTTTATCTTTTCACTTAAGCCCCGGCACACCGGCGATGGCTGCTGTATGGATAATCCTTGCCAAAACACGTTTTCCTGCGGAGCTAATAGAATCTTCACAGCAGGAAGGAGTAAAAACAGCATCCATTCCCTTTGATATATCAGCAGAATTTATTCCTGAATTATTACGAAAACCGGATAACCAGCTTGAAAAATTAGCTGAAGGACTTCAACCTGATGCCCCAGAGTTCTCACATCTGATACATAGAAGTCAAGTAATGAAACGGATTGTTTTAAAAGCACAGCGGGTTGCTCCCCGTTCAGTACCAGTGCTCATAGAAGGTGAATCCGGAACTGGCAAAGAACTTCTTGCCAGAGCAATTCACCAAGCGAGTGCAAGGAGTGAAGGCCCATTTATTCCTGTTAACTGCGGAGCTATTCCTGATGAACTGGTTGAAACAGAACTCTTTGGTCATGAGAAAGGGGCTTTCACCGGGGCTGATAAATTAAGAATAGGATATTTTGAAGCTTCACAGGGTGGCACACTTTTCCTTGATGAGATTGGTGAGTTACCTATTCATGTCCAGGTAAAACTTTTAAGAGCCCTTCAGGAAAAAGAAATATACCGTGTTGGTTCCACAAAACCCATCTCATTTGATGCAAGAATAATATCTGCCACCAACCGTGATCTTTTACACGAAATAAAAGAAAAAAGATTCAGGGAAGATTTGTTTTACAGAATCGCAGTTGCGATCATTAAAATTCCGCCATTAAGAGAGCGAAGTGGAGATGTCAGCCTAATAATTGATTACCTTCTTAAACAGATAAATAAGGAAAGCGAAAACGAACCTGGGTATAAACATAAGAAAATTTCTGCCGGAGCTAAAAACCTTATGCTTCAATATGCCTGGCCTGGAAATGTCAGAGAGCTGCAAAATACTATTATGAGGGCAGCAATCTGGTCAGGTGAAGAGAATATCAGCCAGGAGGATATTAAGGAAGCCATGATCCCGATATCTCTTTCGAGTGGAGATGATCTACTGAATATGTCAATAAAGGATGGTGTTAACCTTCCGGAAATAATGGGAAAAGTTGCGCAGCATTATTTGAGAAAGGCCATGGATGAAGCCAATGGTAATAAGACAAAGGCAGCACAGCTTGTAGGGTTACCTAACTACCAGACATTTACCAACTGGCTACAGAAGCATAATCTAATTTGATACCTGGCACGGCAGTTGCTATATAGCCGGATATGAACGGAATTATTATGAAGTCAATAAATTTTGAGTTTCTTCGTGATAGATGGCCCGAGCTCTCAAGTCTTGGTGGCTTTGCAGAGAGGTATGCCTGGCCTGACCCTGAAAGTGCGTTTGTTAAACTCCGTTCATTTATAGAGACAATGATCCATAGGTTTTATGAAATAAATAGCATTACTTTACCTGAACCTGTTTCATTGCACGGGTTGCTTTCCAACAATGATTTTAAAAATGCGGTTCCAAAGGCAGTTCTTAATGCCCTGCATAATATCCGGCTGGCAGGGAACAAGGCCGCCCATGGAGAGACAAGTTCACGTTTTAATTTATTGGATACTCTGAAAGATGCATTCTATCTTGGATGCTGGTTTTTTATAATAAATGGCGGAAAACAGAACGACTGCCCCGATTATATCCAACCGGAAAAACCGGTTGATATTTACAAAAAATCAGAAGAACTGAAAGAGCAGAAAAGAAAAATTCAGGAGGAGCTTGCGTCAAAAGAGTTAGAGATGCAGGAGCTTCTAGACCACCTCGAAGCTGCATGGTCTCAAGCAAGTGCAACTAAAAAGAAGGTTGAAGAACTTGAAGCCATCCTTAACAAAGGGACAGCGGTTGCAGATGCGCTTGGATTTGATGAGGCAACAACTAGAAAGAGATTGATTGATAATGAGCTTGCTATTGCTGGATGGAATGTTGGTACTAATGGTGAAAACACACAAGAAGTTACCCAGGAAGAAGAAGTTTCCAACCAGCCTACCTCAAGCGGAACGGGGTATGCAGATTATGTATTATGGGATGATAATGGTTTGCCCCTGGCTGTTATTGAGGCGAAAAAGACATCGAAAAATGCACAAATAGGACAGGAACAGGCCAGGCTCTATGCTGATGGGCTGGAAAAACAGTATGGTCAGCACCCTGTAATATTCTATACAAATGGCTTTGATATCTTTATCTGGGATGATGCTCAGAATTATCCTCCCAGGCAGTTATATGGATATTATTCAAAAGACAGTCTTCAAAATCTTTTATATCAAAGAAAAAACAGGCTCCCATTAAACCTCTTTTCTCCCAAAAGAGAAATAGTTGATCGTATGTACCAGATAGAAGCAATCAAAAGAGTTACTGAAAAATATACTAATAAGCGCAGAAAAGCTCTGCTTGTTCAGGCTACAGGCACAGGTAAAACCCGTGTGGCAATAGCCCTTACAGAGATGCTATATCGCGCCCACTGGATAATGAGAGTCCTTTTTTTATGTGACCGCAAGGAGTTAAGGAAACAAGCTAAAAATGTTTTTAATGAGTTTCTCAATGAACCTATGACTGTGGTTACAGCAGATACCGCTAATGACCGGAACAAAAGGATATATCTTGCCACTTATCCGGCTATGAAGAGGATATATGATAAATTTGATACCGGCTTTTTTGACCTGATAATTGCAGATGAATCACACCGAAGCATCTATAACCGTTATCAAGATATGTTCCGCTACTTTGACTGCTATCAAATCGGACTCACCGCCACTCCTGTGGATTTTATATCAAGAAACACCTTTAAAATGTTCGACTGTGAGGATAGAACACCAACAGCCTATTATTCCCTTGATAACGCAATAGAAGAAAACTATCTGGTACCGTTTGAAGTTTATGAGCACACAACCAGATTTTTAAGGGAAGGTATTAAGTACAAGGAGCTTACAAAAGAGCAGATAAGGCAGCTTGAGGAAAATGGCGAAGACCCAGAACTGTTTAACTTTGAAAACCAGCAGATAGATAAACAGATATTCAACCGGGATACCAACAGGATGATTATAAGGAATCTGATGGAGAACGGAATCAGGGATGAAACCGGACAACATCCCGGTAAATCAATCATATTTGCCAGAAACCATAATCATGCGGTACTGCTGGCAGAGGTGTTCAATGAGTTATATCCGCAATATGGCGGCAGATTCTGCAGGATAATCGACAATTATGACACGCGTGCAGAGCAGCTCATAGACGATTTCAAGGCTGCAAAAGAAAGCTACCCTATGATAGCCATATCTGTAGATATGCTGGATACAGGTATTGATGTGCCTGAAGTGGTAAACCTTGTTTTTGCCAAACCGGTAAAGTCTATGGTCAAGTTCGAGCAGATGATAGGTCGTGGTACAAGACTGTGTTCTGATCTTTTTGGCCCCGGTATTAACAAGGCCAATTTCAGAATATTTGATCATTGGAGGAACTTTAATTTTTTTGATAGACATTACAAAAAATCAGAACCTTCTGTAAGCAAATCCATTATGGAGCAATTGTTTGAAGCACGTATTGGGTTGTGTAGAACCGCTTTGAATAATGGTGAAACAGAAGGCTTTAACCTTATAGTGCCTTTAATCCGGCAAGACATAGAGATGCTTTCAGAAGATACAATAAGTGTAAGAGAAAAATGGCGTGAAAAACGTACCATGTCAAAAATGGAAATACTCCAGCAATTCTCACCTGCAACAGAGCAGAGTCTTAGAAGAGAGATCGCCCCCTTAATGAAGTGGGTAGATATACATGGTCACACAGAAGCATACCGCTTTGATCTGCTTATAGCTGAAATCCAGGCAGAGCTATTACGAAAATCAGGAAGGTTTTCAGACCTCAAGGATAAAATGTTGGACTGGGTAAGCCGCCTGCAAATGCACTTAAACCCTGTCCGGGAAAAGGTTGCAACTATTAATATGGTAAAAGGCAACAGCTTCTGGGATACTCCTTCAGTAATAGGCTTTGAAAAAGTGCGGGAAGAACTTCGTGGAATCATGAAATATACCGAAAAACAGACATGGGAACCAGCGACACACAAGCATATAGATATCTCTGACACAGATGAAGAATACAGACGGATACCATCAACATTCAGGTTTTCAGATATGCCCGGATTCAGACAAAAGGTTATGGAGGCATTAAGGCTCTTTGATGAAAATGAAACACTTAAAAAGATAAAGGCCGGAAAACCTGTTACAAAATCCGATCTTTCGGCATTAACGTCTCTTGTGCTTACAGGGAATCCGAGCGTGGAACAGGATGTTCTAAAAGAATTTTTTGAAACAGCGGGCCCACTTGATTATGCAATAAGGGGCATTATAGGGATGGATGCGGATGCGGTAAATGAAAGATTTCTTGAATTTATTTCTGCATATCCTTCACTGAAGGCTTCGCAGATCAGTTTTCTTAATCTACTTAAAAACCACATAAGCAGATATGGTTCCATCGAAATAGAGCAGCTTTATGAGCCACCATTTACAACTCTTCACACGGATGGGCTTGATGGTGTATTTGATGATGAAAACATGGTGGAAAAACTTTTAAATATAATCAGTACTTTTCAGCCTAAAGCATATATACCGGGAGAAAGGTCGTATGGTATTAACTGAAAAGCTTAAGGAGTTTTACATAAATGATTACAGGCGAATTACGAAACCAGATAGATAAATTATGGACAGAATTCTGGACCGGAGGAATTGCCAACCCTCTAATGGTCATTGAGCAGATATCCTTTCTTATGTTTGCCAGGCTTCTGGATATAAGAGAAACAAGAGAAGAGAAAAAGGCAATTCGCACACAAAAACCTTTTAATCGTATCTTTCCTGAAGACAAGCAGGATCTGAGATGGTCCCATTTTAACAAAATGACTCCAGCCGAAAGTATGCTCGCTCATGTTAGGGACAAAGTATTTCCCCATTTTAAGGAGGTTGTATTAAACGGCGGTTCCCTGAGTGAATACATGAAAGATGCACAGCTCATGATCCAGAAACCAAACTTGCTTGTTTCTGCGGTAAACATGATAAATAATCTCCCGCTTACAGAAGGTGACACAAAGGGTGATCTTTACGAATATCTCCTGAGTAAACTCACAACAGCCGGTATAAACGGGCAGTTCCGCACTCCAAGGCATATTATAAGAAAAATGGTAGAGATTCTTGATATCACTCCTGAAGACATAGTCGGAGATCCTGCATGTGGTACTGCAGGGTTTCTGATTTCTGCAATGGAATATCTCACAGAAAAGTACACCTCTCAGGAGGCTGTAATTAAAGATGAGGATGGTAACGTGCACTATACCGGTGATAAACTGGTGCCATACCATGATCATATTCAGAAAAACATGTTTAAGGGTTTTGATTTTGATGCAACAATGCTACGCATTGCATCAATGAACCTGTTACTTCATGGAATAAACTCCCCGGATATTCATTATCAGGATACATTGAGTAACAGTTTCCCGGATCGTTACCCTGATTTTGCCAAGGACCATTTTTCAGTAATCCTGGCAAATCCACCCTTTAAGGGGAGTCTTGATTACGAGGATGTACATTCATCTCTTTTAAGCAAGGTAAAAACAAAAAAAACAGAACTCCTTTTTGTGACCCTCATCTTGCGGATGCTA
Proteins encoded:
- a CDS encoding TolC family protein yields the protein MFKKLSFKKLITLFITFLTCMFMFGGCTYVDKIKELNSTPAIMVIPAEKVQQIDVIELKKAPEEEIVKPEMAEPEKAEYTLSLEECRALTLENNLDLRVQLISPTIEKENVKQAEASKFEATFTGNTSYSKDNTPTDSLLVGSSSERVSINLGVDIPLSTGGTVSFDLADNLNKTNSTWATLNPSYNSGLSASISQPLLKNAGRRAFTYSIRLAQYNSSMNDLRTKLGAMRIIADADRAYWGLYAARKMLDVRKQQYELAKATLEETERFVEVGVKPRIEIIRTKRDLADKLTAIIDAENMVRERERDLKRMLNKKGLGMETKTVLIPSSLPDPVRYELDRDNMVKNALENRMELLELELQLEMDSMTIEYNRNQTLPDLSFEYRYNIDGLGADRSDSYDMLTDNDYHDHQVGLRMNIPIGNKRAKSELRKSIYQRAKNLSSKESKEAEIKNDVLNKIDKVEAKWQSILASRQSTILSDEQYRAEKRQYELGLVSSREVMDAQTNLAAAQSSEITALTDYQTALIDLAYATGTLLGAAKVEWEPVVPAE
- a CDS encoding arylamine N-acetyltransferase; its protein translation is MTNELLNLEKYFERINYTGGTKATEETLHDLHICHTLNVPFENLDVFYSMPPLLDEFSLYNKIVLNRRGGYCFEMNGIFSIVLKKMGFKVTDLLARVTIDGVNYTTRTHQVLLVETGNTRWLADVGFGNDGLIAPLHLDIEGGQIQFAHEYRVIKETRFGGYLLQKKGGDTFNSLYAFTLEACSPDDFVMSNHFTATFPGSFFKMMRMCTMPTREGRITLTDTHFKVVKNGDISETGLKNGEFQLLLKQHFSLDLDHVKTVKE
- a CDS encoding radical SAM protein; protein product: MLLIHPPVAKPCEPPAGIARLAGVMGDYPVTVIDANLDIILRSMHVEMNADDTWTRRAKKNLDAHLDYLKKNKQWNVDRYIRAVMDINRLLERSVQSPGIRVNLGDYQDKNLSPVKSMDLLQAAETPEKSPFYPFFKDAFIPHDDGLIGISLNFLSQALPAFAITGYLKREYPGVKIIMGGGLITSWMKGPGWRNPFKGLVDEMVAGPGEGYLRGLLNMGISSTHVRPSYDHFSANDYLSPGFILPYSASSGCWWQRCRFCPERAEGNPYKPISPDAVLDDLSLLIAKHQPSMVHILDNAISPALLKRIIERPLNTPWYGFVRITDHFKDAEFCMGLKRSGCAMLKIGIESGDQGVLDALDKGMNLETASIALKNLKNAGISTYLYFLFGTPPEGMEEAQHTMEFVKHHHEYIGFMNLAIFNMPVSSPDAVKYATGEFYEGDLSLYSSFKHPKGWDRGKVRAFLDNEFRKDPGIREIVKRNPPFFTSNHAAFF
- a CDS encoding sigma 54-interacting transcriptional regulator, with amino-acid sequence MIKTLTSWIGFTDIRASKGEGKDGYGPICQTIQAREFDEINLISDLPSEDTQKYISWLKSFTQTPIILHTENLTSPTNFGEIYEAVTRVIKDVQTRKGKDVSLSFHLSPGTPAMAAVWIILAKTRFPAELIESSQQEGVKTASIPFDISAEFIPELLRKPDNQLEKLAEGLQPDAPEFSHLIHRSQVMKRIVLKAQRVAPRSVPVLIEGESGTGKELLARAIHQASARSEGPFIPVNCGAIPDELVETELFGHEKGAFTGADKLRIGYFEASQGGTLFLDEIGELPIHVQVKLLRALQEKEIYRVGSTKPISFDARIISATNRDLLHEIKEKRFREDLFYRIAVAIIKIPPLRERSGDVSLIIDYLLKQINKESENEPGYKHKKISAGAKNLMLQYAWPGNVRELQNTIMRAAIWSGEENISQEDIKEAMIPISLSSGDDLLNMSIKDGVNLPEIMGKVAQHYLRKAMDEANGNKTKAAQLVGLPNYQTFTNWLQKHNLI
- a CDS encoding DEAD/DEAH box helicase family protein, whose product is MKSINFEFLRDRWPELSSLGGFAERYAWPDPESAFVKLRSFIETMIHRFYEINSITLPEPVSLHGLLSNNDFKNAVPKAVLNALHNIRLAGNKAAHGETSSRFNLLDTLKDAFYLGCWFFIINGGKQNDCPDYIQPEKPVDIYKKSEELKEQKRKIQEELASKELEMQELLDHLEAAWSQASATKKKVEELEAILNKGTAVADALGFDEATTRKRLIDNELAIAGWNVGTNGENTQEVTQEEEVSNQPTSSGTGYADYVLWDDNGLPLAVIEAKKTSKNAQIGQEQARLYADGLEKQYGQHPVIFYTNGFDIFIWDDAQNYPPRQLYGYYSKDSLQNLLYQRKNRLPLNLFSPKREIVDRMYQIEAIKRVTEKYTNKRRKALLVQATGTGKTRVAIALTEMLYRAHWIMRVLFLCDRKELRKQAKNVFNEFLNEPMTVVTADTANDRNKRIYLATYPAMKRIYDKFDTGFFDLIIADESHRSIYNRYQDMFRYFDCYQIGLTATPVDFISRNTFKMFDCEDRTPTAYYSLDNAIEENYLVPFEVYEHTTRFLREGIKYKELTKEQIRQLEENGEDPELFNFENQQIDKQIFNRDTNRMIIRNLMENGIRDETGQHPGKSIIFARNHNHAVLLAEVFNELYPQYGGRFCRIIDNYDTRAEQLIDDFKAAKESYPMIAISVDMLDTGIDVPEVVNLVFAKPVKSMVKFEQMIGRGTRLCSDLFGPGINKANFRIFDHWRNFNFFDRHYKKSEPSVSKSIMEQLFEARIGLCRTALNNGETEGFNLIVPLIRQDIEMLSEDTISVREKWREKRTMSKMEILQQFSPATEQSLRREIAPLMKWVDIHGHTEAYRFDLLIAEIQAELLRKSGRFSDLKDKMLDWVSRLQMHLNPVREKVATINMVKGNSFWDTPSVIGFEKVREELRGIMKYTEKQTWEPATHKHIDISDTDEEYRRIPSTFRFSDMPGFRQKVMEALRLFDENETLKKIKAGKPVTKSDLSALTSLVLTGNPSVEQDVLKEFFETAGPLDYAIRGIIGMDADAVNERFLEFISAYPSLKASQISFLNLLKNHISRYGSIEIEQLYEPPFTTLHTDGLDGVFDDENMVEKLLNIISTFQPKAYIPGERSYGIN
- a CDS encoding N-6 DNA methylase, with product MITGELRNQIDKLWTEFWTGGIANPLMVIEQISFLMFARLLDIRETREEKKAIRTQKPFNRIFPEDKQDLRWSHFNKMTPAESMLAHVRDKVFPHFKEVVLNGGSLSEYMKDAQLMIQKPNLLVSAVNMINNLPLTEGDTKGDLYEYLLSKLTTAGINGQFRTPRHIIRKMVEILDITPEDIVGDPACGTAGFLISAMEYLTEKYTSQEAVIKDEDGNVHYTGDKLVPYHDHIQKNMFKGFDFDATMLRIASMNLLLHGINSPDIHYQDTLSNSFPDRYPDFAKDHFSVILANPPFKGSLDYEDVHSSLLSKVKTKKTELLFVTLILRMLKMGGRSATIVPDGVLFGSSKAHQSIRKTLVDDNQLEAVISLPSGVFKPYAGVSTAIIVFTKGGRTDNVFYYDVQDDGFSLDDKRIPIEDNDLPDMLQKWRNKDPKKDIDRTKKHFFVNVDDIRKNKYDLSINRYKKTVYEEEQYDPPKEILSRMKILENEIIHDIDELENML